In Ignavibacteriales bacterium, the following proteins share a genomic window:
- a CDS encoding argininosuccinate synthase translates to MKKERIAVAYSGGLDTSVIVKWLQEKYNAEIITVTGNLGQKKELAGVKEKALKTGAKKAYVLDLRKEFVEEYIWPVLKAGAIYEFNYPMATAIGRPLLAKSLVEVALKEGCSAVAHGCTGKGNDQVRFEVAVAALAPELKVLAPVREWEFKSREEEIAYCEKYGIPVSATKKNPYSIDENLWGTAIECGVLEDPMVEPPADAYQRTVPANMAPDEPTYVTIEFKFGVPITLNGKKMSGAELIDRLNDIAGANGVGRLDLVENRLVGIKSREVYEAPAATVLHFAHRELERLVLDKDTAHFKAKLANDYADMIYNGLWFTPLRVAMDAFVNETQKVVSGLVKVKLYKGNLDIAGRTSPSSLYDTKLATYTEEDSFDHKASVGFIKIYGLPIKTFYQVNKGLLKKKK, encoded by the coding sequence TTGAAAAAAGAACGAATTGCCGTCGCGTACTCCGGCGGCCTTGATACATCGGTCATTGTGAAATGGCTGCAGGAAAAATACAATGCAGAGATTATTACTGTTACCGGAAATTTGGGACAGAAGAAGGAACTTGCAGGCGTGAAAGAAAAAGCGCTCAAGACCGGTGCAAAGAAAGCATACGTTCTGGATTTGCGAAAAGAATTTGTGGAAGAATATATTTGGCCGGTGCTCAAAGCCGGTGCGATCTACGAGTTTAACTATCCGATGGCAACAGCAATTGGCCGCCCGTTGCTTGCAAAATCCTTAGTGGAAGTCGCTTTGAAAGAAGGATGTTCCGCGGTTGCGCATGGCTGCACAGGGAAAGGAAACGATCAGGTTCGTTTTGAAGTTGCCGTTGCGGCGCTCGCCCCGGAATTAAAAGTGCTTGCGCCGGTGCGTGAGTGGGAATTTAAATCGCGTGAAGAAGAAATTGCGTACTGCGAGAAGTATGGCATTCCAGTTTCCGCAACGAAGAAGAATCCCTATTCAATCGATGAAAATCTGTGGGGCACTGCGATCGAGTGCGGCGTATTGGAAGATCCGATGGTCGAACCGCCGGCCGATGCGTATCAACGAACAGTACCAGCGAACATGGCGCCGGATGAACCAACGTACGTCACTATTGAATTCAAGTTTGGTGTTCCCATTACATTGAACGGCAAGAAAATGAGCGGTGCAGAATTGATCGACCGTCTTAATGACATTGCGGGGGCAAACGGAGTCGGCAGACTTGATCTTGTTGAGAATCGCCTTGTCGGTATTAAGTCCCGCGAAGTGTATGAAGCTCCCGCGGCGACAGTTCTTCACTTTGCCCATCGCGAGCTTGAACGGCTTGTGCTGGACAAAGACACCGCACACTTTAAAGCCAAACTTGCCAACGATTACGCCGACATGATTTATAACGGATTGTGGTTCACACCTCTTCGGGTTGCAATGGATGCGTTTGTGAATGAAACACAAAAAGTAGTGTCCGGATTGGTGAAAGTGAAACTCTATAAAGGCAATCTCGATATTGCTGGGCGCACTTCGCCTTCTTCACTCTACGATACGAAGCTGGCGACGTACACAGAGGAAGATTCGTTCGACCATAAAGCGAGTGTCGGCTTTATCAAAATCTATGGCTTGCCGATAAAAACATTTTATCAGGTGAATAAAGGCTTACTGAAGAAGAAAAAGTAG